A genomic segment from Bacteroidales bacterium encodes:
- a CDS encoding GNAT family N-acetyltransferase — MRITTFTEEDIYKASLLAYPVWGEEHAANGNGKKFGLQMCEYIIRYGWYGAPFAFKIVDDSGTMLGCILAGNITQNNSYNEWLDGLMPTFNDNQRNEALALREYFGKTSPKVYRYMQADKDLYLSFFISTVQGCGKQLLAKIEALAKSEGYEHLYLWTDSSCNHAYYAHHGFERVAEFKSNEWKTDADDYLTYIYCKNL; from the coding sequence ATGAGGATAACTACATTTACCGAAGAGGATATTTATAAAGCATCTCTGTTGGCATACCCTGTTTGGGGTGAGGAACACGCTGCTAATGGAAATGGAAAGAAGTTTGGGTTGCAAATGTGCGAATATATCATCCGTTATGGTTGGTATGGTGCTCCATTTGCATTTAAGATAGTGGATGATAGTGGAACAATGTTAGGATGTATCCTTGCAGGTAACATTACACAAAATAATAGTTATAACGAATGGCTTGATGGACTGATGCCAACATTTAATGATAATCAACGCAATGAGGCATTGGCTTTGCGAGAATACTTTGGAAAAACTTCGCCTAAAGTGTATCGTTATATGCAAGCGGATAAGGATTTATATTTGTCATTCTTTATCTCTACTGTACAAGGTTGCGGTAAGCAACTGCTTGCAAAAATTGAAGCATTAGCAAAGAGTGAGGGTTATGAACATCTATATTTATGGACAGACTCATCTTGTAATCATGCTTACTATGCCCACCATGGATTTGAAAGGGTTGCAGAATTTAAGAGTAATGAGTGGAAAACTGATGCAGACGATTACCTAACTTATATTTACTGTAAGAATTTATGA
- a CDS encoding flavodoxin family protein, whose product MKKIVVIDGGPRKNMNTAQLLQRFAEGAKSVSSDVEVKVIRLYDLNYKGCISCMACKVKGKASNICCFKDTLTPVLNDIADADGLVLGSPIYFGEVTGEMRSFLERLTFPWLSYNDYSLTAPKRMPVLLIETMNGTPERNNSNGFGTMEWCLTTALGEPQRIVAYNTCQVAKYGNYELGSFSEEAKHAWRDTHWNEDLQKAFDAGRQMAE is encoded by the coding sequence ATGAAAAAGATTGTTGTTATTGATGGCGGTCCTCGTAAGAATATGAACACTGCACAATTGTTGCAGCGATTTGCCGAAGGTGCTAAATCTGTGAGTAGTGATGTTGAGGTTAAGGTGATACGTCTTTATGATTTGAATTATAAGGGTTGTATTTCGTGTATGGCTTGTAAGGTTAAAGGTAAGGCGTCAAATATTTGCTGCTTCAAAGATACTTTAACTCCTGTTTTGAACGATATTGCTGATGCTGACGGTCTTGTTCTTGGCTCGCCTATCTATTTTGGAGAGGTAACAGGAGAGATGCGTTCTTTTTTGGAGCGATTGACATTTCCATGGTTATCATATAATGATTATAGCCTGACTGCTCCCAAGCGTATGCCTGTACTGTTGATTGAAACTATGAATGGTACGCCAGAACGTAATAATAGTAATGGCTTTGGTACAATGGAGTGGTGCCTCACTACGGCTCTTGGTGAGCCACAACGTATTGTAGCTTACAACACTTGTCAGGTAGCAAAATATGGCAATTATGAACTTGGTAGTTTTTCTGAAGAGGCAAAACATGCTTGGCGTGATACTCATTGGAATGAGGATTTGCAAAAGGCTTTTGATGCAGGTCGCCAAATGGCTGAGTGA
- a CDS encoding tetratricopeptide repeat protein — protein MKRIFLIAAIAIVGTAAFAQKKNVKIAEIATWDMETPNFTEARQCIQAAMLDPTTANQAKTYQVAGLVEINYFKCNSGTLNDDVYNALRTAYPYLMKAIELEKIPDEKGKVSTKLTKAIAKELETVQEYFYYGGGHFINNGDQKAAYEMFKIMGELCQQDFMANSKINCQDTMHMQARYFAAMTAVQLGNYEEALKSLDVAKEDNYNILDIYNAYAYVYEQTKDTTNLIATFKEGLKKFGSEVNSKEYAFLARLINIYINQDNIPEAITLIEEALVDSPDDCEYMKLLGSLYYEQKNEEKAIEVLNKAIDTDPTYAAAYGELGRIFYNNAITISNEVSEIQDNNTYRQAREEKVKPAFLKAAPYFEKALELDPSETTYMYSLKNIYYNAEDGANLERIENMLGE, from the coding sequence ATGAAAAGAATCTTTTTAATCGCAGCAATAGCAATAGTTGGTACTGCTGCATTCGCACAAAAGAAAAATGTAAAAATCGCTGAGATTGCTACTTGGGATATGGAGACTCCTAATTTTACTGAGGCTCGTCAATGTATTCAAGCTGCTATGCTTGACCCTACAACTGCAAATCAAGCAAAAACATATCAAGTTGCAGGTCTTGTTGAGATTAATTACTTTAAATGTAATTCTGGAACTTTAAACGATGATGTTTACAATGCTCTTAGAACTGCTTATCCTTATTTAATGAAAGCAATAGAACTTGAGAAAATTCCAGATGAAAAAGGGAAAGTTAGTACTAAATTAACTAAGGCTATTGCTAAAGAACTTGAGACTGTTCAAGAGTATTTCTATTATGGTGGTGGACATTTCATTAACAATGGAGATCAAAAGGCTGCATACGAGATGTTCAAAATAATGGGAGAACTTTGTCAACAAGATTTTATGGCAAACTCTAAAATTAATTGCCAAGATACTATGCACATGCAAGCAAGATATTTTGCTGCCATGACTGCTGTTCAATTGGGTAATTACGAAGAGGCTTTAAAATCACTTGATGTTGCTAAAGAGGATAACTATAATATTCTTGATATTTATAATGCTTACGCATACGTATATGAACAAACTAAAGATACCACTAACCTAATTGCTACTTTTAAAGAGGGTCTTAAAAAATTTGGTAGCGAGGTTAATTCAAAAGAGTATGCGTTCTTGGCTCGTTTGATTAACATTTATATTAATCAAGATAATATCCCAGAGGCTATTACTCTTATCGAAGAGGCTCTTGTAGATAGCCCTGATGATTGTGAATATATGAAACTTTTAGGTTCTTTATACTATGAACAAAAGAATGAGGAGAAAGCAATTGAGGTCTTGAATAAAGCTATTGATACAGATCCTACTTATGCTGCTGCATACGGAGAGCTTGGTCGTATATTCTATAATAATGCTATTACTATTAGTAATGAGGTTAGCGAAATTCAAGATAACAATACATATCGTCAAGCTCGTGAGGAGAAGGTTAAACCAGCATTCTTAAAAGCTGCGCCTTATTTTGAGAAAGCTCTTGAACTTGATCCTTCTGAGACTACTTATATGTATAGTTTGAAAAATATTTACTACAACGCTGAAGATGGCGCAAACCTTGAGCGTATAGAGAATATGTTAGGAGAATAA
- the gyrA gene encoding DNA gyrase subunit A, which translates to MDRIIKINIEEEMKKSYIDYSMSVIVARALPDVRDGFKPVHRRVLFGMNELGNNSNKPHKKSARIVGDVLGKYHPHGDSSVYLTMVRMAQPFSMRYMLVDGHGNFGSVDGDSPAAMRYTEARLSKIAEEMLQDIDKDTVDFQNNFDDTLQEPVVLPTRIPNLLVNGVSGIAVGMATNMPTHNLGEVIDGVIAYINDPEITVEGLMHYIKAPDFPTGGYIYGYAGVKEAYETGKGRVIMRAKAEIEMDGNREKIVVTEIPYGVNKAELIKNIADLVDEKRLEGISNINDETDNRSGMRIVIDIKKDANSNVILNKLYKMTAMQSSFSVNNIALVDGRPQLLNLKDLIAAFVKHRHEVVIRRTKFELNKAEERAHILEGLILACDHLDEVIAIIRASKTRDIARENLKERFGLSDAQAKAIVDMRLGQLTGMEQEDLREKYNQTMEQIAYLKTILEDNAVCMKVVTDELIEIKEKYADERRSEIVYSSEEFNPEDFYADDEMIITISHMGYIKRTPLADFRSQNRGGVGAKGSDTRDEDFIEYIYPASMHSYMLFFTQRGKCYWMKVYDIPEGSKTSKGRAIQNLLNIDSDDKVNAFIRVKNLQDPEFNQSHNLVFCTKQGIIKKTKLEAYSRPRQKGVNAIIIREDDQVIQVGLTNGNSEIIIANKYGRAIRFHESKVREMGRMSTGVKAITLDEGCNDEVVGMVCINDIEKESIMVVSEQGYGKRSYIDDYRITNRGGKGVKTLNITDKTGNLIAIKSVTEENDLVIINKSGITLRMSLDDVRIMGRATQGVRLINLEKRNDEIASVCVVDKEEDQPVQEGVEVISEENANVDSDTTIVESPNETNE; encoded by the coding sequence ATGGATCGTATAATTAAAATTAACATTGAAGAGGAGATGAAAAAATCGTACATCGATTATTCGATGTCGGTTATTGTTGCTCGTGCATTACCAGACGTTAGAGATGGTTTTAAGCCTGTTCACCGCAGGGTGTTGTTTGGTATGAACGAATTAGGAAACAACTCTAATAAACCTCATAAAAAATCTGCAAGAATTGTGGGTGATGTGTTAGGTAAGTACCACCCCCATGGTGATTCTTCGGTATATTTGACAATGGTTCGTATGGCTCAACCTTTCTCTATGCGTTATATGTTGGTTGATGGTCATGGTAACTTTGGTTCGGTTGATGGTGATAGCCCAGCTGCTATGCGTTATACTGAGGCTCGTTTGTCGAAGATTGCTGAGGAGATGTTGCAAGACATTGATAAAGATACAGTAGATTTCCAAAATAACTTTGATGATACTCTTCAAGAGCCTGTTGTTTTGCCTACAAGAATTCCAAACTTGTTGGTAAATGGTGTTTCCGGTATTGCTGTCGGTATGGCCACTAATATGCCAACTCACAATTTAGGAGAGGTTATTGATGGTGTTATTGCATATATTAATGATCCCGAAATTACTGTTGAGGGATTGATGCACTATATTAAGGCTCCTGACTTCCCAACAGGTGGATATATTTATGGTTATGCAGGTGTTAAGGAGGCTTACGAGACTGGTAAGGGTAGGGTAATAATGCGTGCCAAAGCCGAGATTGAAATGGATGGTAATCGCGAGAAAATTGTTGTTACCGAAATCCCTTATGGTGTTAATAAGGCTGAGTTGATTAAAAATATTGCCGACTTGGTTGATGAGAAGCGTCTTGAGGGTATATCAAATATTAATGATGAGACTGATAACCGTTCGGGTATGCGTATCGTTATTGATATTAAGAAAGATGCCAACTCAAACGTTATCTTAAATAAGTTATATAAGATGACAGCAATGCAATCTTCTTTCAGTGTAAATAATATTGCATTGGTTGATGGACGACCTCAATTGCTTAATTTAAAAGATTTGATTGCGGCTTTTGTTAAACACCGTCACGAGGTTGTTATTCGCCGTACCAAATTTGAATTGAATAAAGCAGAAGAGAGAGCCCACATTCTTGAAGGTTTGATTTTGGCTTGTGATCACTTAGATGAGGTTATTGCTATTATCAGAGCTTCTAAAACAAGAGATATTGCTCGTGAAAACTTGAAAGAGCGTTTCGGCTTATCTGACGCACAGGCTAAGGCTATTGTTGATATGCGTTTAGGTCAGTTGACAGGAATGGAGCAAGAGGATCTTCGTGAGAAGTACAACCAAACAATGGAACAAATTGCATATTTGAAAACTATCTTGGAGGATAATGCCGTTTGTATGAAGGTTGTTACTGATGAGTTAATTGAGATTAAAGAGAAATATGCTGATGAGCGTAGAAGCGAAATTGTGTATTCTTCTGAAGAGTTCAACCCAGAGGATTTCTATGCTGATGATGAGATGATTATTACTATCTCACACATGGGATATATTAAACGTACTCCTTTGGCTGACTTTAGAAGTCAAAATAGAGGTGGTGTTGGAGCGAAAGGTAGTGATACAAGAGATGAGGACTTTATTGAATATATCTATCCTGCATCAATGCATAGTTATATGTTGTTCTTTACTCAACGTGGTAAGTGCTATTGGATGAAGGTTTATGATATTCCTGAGGGTTCTAAAACTTCAAAAGGTCGTGCTATTCAAAACTTATTGAATATTGATTCTGATGATAAGGTAAATGCATTTATCAGAGTTAAGAATCTTCAAGATCCCGAGTTCAATCAATCTCATAACTTAGTTTTCTGTACTAAACAAGGTATTATTAAGAAAACTAAACTTGAGGCTTATTCACGTCCAAGACAAAAAGGTGTTAATGCTATTATCATTAGAGAGGATGACCAAGTTATACAAGTTGGTTTGACTAATGGTAATTCTGAGATTATTATTGCTAATAAATATGGTAGAGCAATTCGCTTCCATGAGAGCAAAGTAAGAGAGATGGGCCGTATGTCAACTGGAGTTAAGGCTATTACTCTTGATGAAGGTTGTAACGATGAGGTTGTTGGTATGGTTTGTATCAACGATATTGAGAAGGAGAGCATAATGGTTGTTTCGGAGCAAGGTTATGGCAAGAGATCTTATATTGATGATTATCGTATCACTAACCGTGGTGGTAAAGGTGTTAAAACTTTGAACATTACCGATAAAACAGGTAATCTTATTGCTATTAAGAGCGTTACAGAGGAGAATGATTTGGTTATTATTAACAAATCGGGTATTACCCTTAGAATGTCATTGGATGATGTGAGAATTATGGGTAGAGCAACTCAAGGTGTAAGGCTTATCAATTTGGAGAAGAGAAACGATGAGATTGCTTCGGTTTGTGTTGTAGATAAAGAAGAGGACCAACCAGTACAAGAAGGAGTAGAGGTTATTAGCGAGGAGAATGCTAATGTAGATTCTGATACTACTATTGTTGAGTCTCCTAATGAAACTAACGAATAA